Genomic segment of Kiritimatiellia bacterium:
GCCGGCGCACTGCACAGCGAGATCCAGCGCATCCTCGTGGATGCCTGTAACGAGAACGGCTGGGAAATCCCGTTCCCGCAAGTCACGGTGCACCAGGCCTCCTGATGCCCGGGGAATCCCGGGCCCGCCCACCTGTCGGCGGCGTGAAGCGGTTCGTGTTACGGCGTCGGTGCGGGCGCGGCAACGGCGGCCATCGCTTCGCGGACCTCGATGGCGGCGAGGTAGTAGGCGAGGACTTCTTCCAGGTCGGTCCGTTCTTCTTTGTCGCTGCCCGCGGTCTGGATGGCTTCGCGCTGTATGTTCACGGCCTCATCTAGCATGCCCGCCGCATAGTGGACCCGGGCCAGTGTGTCGAGGTGCGAGGCGATCTTCCGCTCGGAGAGGGCCACGGCCCGCGTCGCCGCCTGGTGCGCGATGCCCAGGTCGCACATGGAAAAAGGGGAGGTGCAGGCGATCCAGGCCAGCGTGTTCAACGCGTCCGCGTCGTTCTCGAACGCCGCCTGCATCCGGCGGTAGATGTCCGGGAAACGGGCCGTGTCACCGGTTTGGGCCAGCAGGCCCAGCCACATCTGGAAATACTCCATCCTGGCGTGGCCCTGTTCGATGAGCTCTTCCGCTTTCGCGGCCGCCTTCTCGTACTCCCCGCTCATAACGAGCTCTTGAAGCTCCTCCTCGATCTTCTGGAGCGACTGCGCCGCCTCCATGTTGAACGAGCCCTCCAGCAGTTGGTCCACCGTTTCCTCCAGCCCGGACATCGGATGACCGGACCAGACCACCACGCCCTCCCGGTCCACCACGAAGGCGTGCGGGATGCCGGAGACGTCTTTCATGTACTCATCCACGGTAGCACGATTGGTGTCCACCCCCACGCGGTAGGCCATCTGCATCTTTTCTGCGAACGGCTTGACGGTCTCCTCGGGCTCATCCGTGATGCCGACGATCACGACGTTCTTGTCCTTCCATTTTTCATTGAGCTCGTTGAGATGGGGGATGGATTTCCGGCAGGGCGGACACCATGTAGCCCAGAACTCGATCACGTAAAGCGTTTCGCCGTCCGGTTCCGCGGGATTGACCGGTTCGCCATTCAACCACAGGTCAACCTGGACGGGCGGAGCCTTCTCGCCGACTTCAAGCGCAAAGGCCTTGGAGAAAGTCAGTAACGCGACCAGCATGCTGAAGAACATGGATTTCATGGTGCTGTGCCTTTCGTGGATCCCTATACTATGAAGTGTCCCTAACAAACCACGTCCTGGCGAGTCATGCAACCGAGAAAAAATGCGCTTTGGTTTTTTTTACCTGTTGACTGCACGGGTGCTATGATCTATAAAAAAACTAAATCCTGTTCGCGTCGTTGGGGAGGAGTGTCTTCAGGCTTGGGAGGGCTGGAGATGCCGTCTGGATAATCCGGGCGGCAAGAGGTGGAGGACTAATGTCCCGGTGCCGTTCAACAGCAAAGTGGCGCATGGCTCTGGCCGTGTGTTTCGTTCTGATGCTCTGCGCCGGCCTTGCCCACGCAGATATTATCAGCCTGCTCTCCTACGTCAGCATGTCCCTCGAGGACCCCGAAAACAATCCCTTGCCCGAGGGTTCCGTGGTCCTGATTTTCGGCAGCACGGACGCCGTTAACGACGGCATGGACCAGGTCGGCAACAGCTTCGTCGCGGACTCGACCCGGAACGATGACGTCCTGTTGGGCATGGCCATCGTCGGCCAGCCTTACTACAGCGGCGGCGGCGGCGGGGGCGATGTGATGGGGACGATTCTTTCGGACATGCTGATTACGTGGGACGACACCGACGTGGTCATCAACCACCTTTAC
This window contains:
- a CDS encoding TlpA family protein disulfide reductase, producing the protein MKSMFFSMLVALLTFSKAFALEVGEKAPPVQVDLWLNGEPVNPAEPDGETLYVIEFWATWCPPCRKSIPHLNELNEKWKDKNVVIVGITDEPEETVKPFAEKMQMAYRVGVDTNRATVDEYMKDVSGIPHAFVVDREGVVVWSGHPMSGLEETVDQLLEGSFNMEAAQSLQKIEEELQELVMSGEYEKAAAKAEELIEQGHARMEYFQMWLGLLAQTGDTARFPDIYRRMQAAFENDADALNTLAWIACTSPFSMCDLGIAHQAATRAVALSERKIASHLDTLARVHYAAGMLDEAVNIQREAIQTAGSDKEERTDLEEVLAYYLAAIEVREAMAAVAAPAPTP